The Rahnella aquatilis CIP 78.65 = ATCC 33071 genomic sequence ACGCTGCAACAGGCTTAAATCGCCGAACACAGCTTCACGAATTTCCATGGTGACTCTCTCCTGTGAAATCACTCGTTACAGTATCCAGACGCTGCCTGTCGTCCAGCGACAGGGCATGACCGCCTGCTTAAGGCTTCCTTAAGTTCTTCTCTTTACACTCTATTTCGCCGCGAAACTATACCGTTATTCAATGAAGGGGGATATTCAGACGATGCCCCTTTACCTGCCGGGCGGCACAAATTAACGTATCTGAAATTTTCTCGTCCTGTCAGCAGGTTACTGAATTCTTTTGATGGCTATTTTGGCCTGTATACATGAGGGTAGTATTATGGAGCAATTGAATCATTTGGTTTTTCAATGGATTAACGCCACACCGGATTCCCCGAAGGCGCTCATTCAACTCGCCACTTTTCTGGCTAATGATCTGATTATGATTGTCCCTCTGCTGATTATCGGGCTGTGGCTGTGGGGCCGCCAGGAACGTATCGGTCAGCAACGCGAAATGATCAGCAAGACAGCGATTGCGCTTCTTTTTGCGATGACAACGGCTAAAACGTTTTCCATGTTGTTCCCCCATGCCCGTCCTTTTGTGGAAGGTTTTGGTTATAACTTCCTTCATCATTCACCAGACGATTCCTTTCCGAGTGATCACGGTACTGTCAGTTTCACCTTCGCGCTGGCCTTCCTGTTCTGGCACCGTGTCTGGTCAGGCGCGTTACTGATGGTGACCGCCTTGTCGATCGCCTGGTCACGTGTTTACCTTGGTGTGCACTGGCCGCTGGATATGCTGGGCGGGTTCCTGGTAGGGATGCTGGGTTGCCTGTTCGCGCAGCTGGTGTGGAACTTGTTCGGCGAACCGATTAATGCGCTGATGTGCAAGGTTTACCGTTTCGGTTTTGCTTTCCCGATTAAGAAAGGTTGGGTTCAGCACTGATCCCCTCCGCGTTCAAAGCAAAAAAAACGAGGCCATCTGAGCCTCGTTTTTTATGTCAGCAGATAATCATTTGCCGAAGATACTGCCCCACAATCCACTGATCTTCATCATCACAAAGTCCCAGAGTCGGCCAATAAAGCCGGTTTCTTTCACTTCCTGCAACGCCACCAGAGGACGTTGTTCGATGACCTTGCCGTCCAGACTGAAATCTACCGTGCCCACTACCTGATTTTTCGCCAGCGGCGCTTCAAGCTGCGGACTGGTCAGATTAAAGCTGGCTTTGAGATTCTTCAGCTGGCCTTTAGGCATAGTCAGCGAGGCATTTTCAGCCACGCCGAGTGGCACCATTTTCTCCTCACCAAACCAGACGCGCTGGCTGGTAAAGGCGTCACCGGCTTTAATCGGCGTGAGTGTTTCGTAGAAACGGAACCCCCAGGTCAGCAGGCTTTCGCTTTCGTTAAAACGGATCCGGTCACTTGGCGCCCCCATCACCACGGCGATTAAACGCATGCCGGTGGAATCGCTGGCTGAAGAAACCAGATTGTAACCCGCGCCCGATGTGTAGCCGGTTTTGATGCCATCAACGTTCAGGCTGGAACTCCACAACAGGCGGTTGCGGTTAATCTGCTTGATGTGATTGAAGGTGAATTCTTTTTCTTTGTGCAGGGCATATTCATCCGGCGTATCGCGGATCAGCGCCTGCGACAGCAGAGCCATGTCGGTGGCGGAAGTATATTGCCCGTCAGCATCCAGCCCGTGAACGGTTTTAAAATGAGTATTTTGCAGCTTCAGCTGTTCGGCATAGCGATTCATCAGGTTGACGAATGAATCCTGGCTGCCCGCCACAAAATCCGCCAGCGCAATACTGGCGTCGTTACCTGACTGGATCACGATACCTTTATTAAGCTCTGAAACCGGCACGCGGTCACCCGGTTTGAGGAACATCAGGGAGGAGCCACGCAGCACCGGATTGCCGGTTGCCCAGGCATCATTACCGACGGAAACCAGATCATCGGATTTGATTTTGCCGGATTTAATCGCCTGCCCGACCACATAGCTGACCATGATTTTGCTCAGGCTGGCCGGGTCAAGACGCGCATCGGGATTAGATTCCGTCAGGATCTTCCCGCTGTTGTAATCCATAAGCACCCAGGATTTCGCGTTAATCTGAGGGGCGACCGGGGCGTTATCCGCCTGAGCGGCAGGAAGCGCCAGCAGCAATACTCCACCGCCCAGCGCGTAAATGAAAGTCCGTTTGAATTGGGAAGAAATTGTCATAGGTATCAGCGCTTTTGTCCGGGTAATTGAAATTTATCTTATCTTTCAATCAGATTGTGCAACTCTGTCAGGTGTAAAACCTACTGCTTTCCGGGCCGGGAATAAACCTAAATAGTGTAAAGATCTTAAGAATAGTAGAATTTTCCGCTGCTTGCGCAACGCCGTCTGTCGATAAAAACAGCAGGCCGCACTTGACCATTCCATTCGGCTGGGGCAGTTTATCTGTTAATCACATATAAAATATCTATAACAATAAAGGGCTTATTCACCCCGATACGTTAATGCGGGTGAACGGACGCAGGGGCATCAATGACAGGTCTGTTGGTAAAAGCGCTGACTGGCGCACTGGTCGTGATTCTGATCGGCGTGTTGTCTAAAACCCGCAACTATTACATTGCCGGTCTGGTTCCGCTGTTCCCCACTTTTGCCCTGATTGCCCATTATATTGTCGGCACCGAACGCAGCATTGAAGCGCTGCGCACCACTATCATTTTCGGGCTGTGGGCAGTCATCCCTTACATGGTTTATCTGATTTCTCTGTATTTTTTCATCGGCTCGATGAAACTGCCCTACGCCCTGTTTGCTGCCGTGGTCTGCTGGTCACTGGCGGCATGGTTGCTGATAAGCCTGTGGACTCGCTTTCACGCATGATGAAGACCGCATGCTGATGACTACAGGCGGAAATCACGGATGAAATTCTCGTTTTCACGCGTCAGTTCATCGCGGATAAAATCGATGAACTGGCGCAGTGCCGCCGGGCGTCGTTTGCCAGCCGGCGACTGTAACTGTAACGTGCGCTGACTCAGTTGCTCAATGTTTACCGGTTTAACCCGCAGATTGTCGCGGCGTGCTTTGTACATAATGGAAAAATGGCTGCATGCCGCAATCGCCCCCGGCGTCTGCACCATAAAATCGTACAGTGTCGAAAAACGGTTACAGCTCACCGCAGGTTCAAGAAAAATACCGCTCATCCGGCAGGACAAATCAAACAACTGGCGGATGGTGCTGCCCTGCTCGTTCATCGCCAGCGGGTACGGGTGCAAATCCGTCAGTTGCACGTCTGATTCTGCCAGCGGATGATCCGGTCGCATTACCATGCGCACCGGCGCCGGGAAAGACGCCAGAATATCCACGCCGCGCTCCGCCGCCAGA encodes the following:
- a CDS encoding GlpM family protein, which encodes MTGLLVKALTGALVVILIGVLSKTRNYYIAGLVPLFPTFALIAHYIVGTERSIEALRTTIIFGLWAVIPYMVYLISLYFFIGSMKLPYALFAAVVCWSLAAWLLISLWTRFHA
- a CDS encoding LysR family transcriptional regulator, giving the protein MQSTEIRYFLVVANTGSLSAASKQLFVAVSAISRQIQRLEERIGAPLFERHARGMVLNDAGQILENHVRKSMMDMEHAIAEIQGLNAVRRTVIRMACTDGLAFDLLPQLFSQFRLNNPGVMFYLNVGTAVEVSEMIHNGEVELALQFSLAAERGVDILASFPAPVRMVMRPDHPLAESDVQLTDLHPYPLAMNEQGSTIRQLFDLSCRMSGIFLEPAVSCNRFSTLYDFMVQTPGAIAACSHFSIMYKARRDNLRVKPVNIEQLSQRTLQLQSPAGKRRPAALRQFIDFIRDELTRENENFIRDFRL
- the ybjG gene encoding undecaprenyl-diphosphate phosphatase; its protein translation is MEQLNHLVFQWINATPDSPKALIQLATFLANDLIMIVPLLIIGLWLWGRQERIGQQREMISKTAIALLFAMTTAKTFSMLFPHARPFVEGFGYNFLHHSPDDSFPSDHGTVSFTFALAFLFWHRVWSGALLMVTALSIAWSRVYLGVHWPLDMLGGFLVGMLGCLFAQLVWNLFGEPINALMCKVYRFGFAFPIKKGWVQH
- a CDS encoding serine hydrolase, coding for MTISSQFKRTFIYALGGGVLLLALPAAQADNAPVAPQINAKSWVLMDYNSGKILTESNPDARLDPASLSKIMVSYVVGQAIKSGKIKSDDLVSVGNDAWATGNPVLRGSSLMFLKPGDRVPVSELNKGIVIQSGNDASIALADFVAGSQDSFVNLMNRYAEQLKLQNTHFKTVHGLDADGQYTSATDMALLSQALIRDTPDEYALHKEKEFTFNHIKQINRNRLLWSSSLNVDGIKTGYTSGAGYNLVSSASDSTGMRLIAVVMGAPSDRIRFNESESLLTWGFRFYETLTPIKAGDAFTSQRVWFGEEKMVPLGVAENASLTMPKGQLKNLKASFNLTSPQLEAPLAKNQVVGTVDFSLDGKVIEQRPLVALQEVKETGFIGRLWDFVMMKISGLWGSIFGK